The following are encoded together in the Lathyrus oleraceus cultivar Zhongwan6 chromosome 3, CAAS_Psat_ZW6_1.0, whole genome shotgun sequence genome:
- the LOC127131215 gene encoding phosphatidylinositol-3-phosphatase myotubularin-1-like — MRIIVFGFRPHTKQRRAIYDALLKCTKPTILWDLYAFMAGPSSFQNTSSLVRLLDEYFRLIGKVSHHASMDMTESGSFTLSNDLWRISGVNSSYTMCQNYPFALVVPKSISDDEVLKACKFRARCRLPVISWCHPVTGAALARSSQPLVGLMRNMRSNMDEKLVAALCSNLDGKEKAIYH; from the coding sequence ATGAGAATTATAGTCTTTGGTTTTAGGCCTCATACGAAACAGAGACGTGCAATATATGATGCACTACTGAAGTGTACAAAGCCAACAATATTATGGGATCTTTATGCTTTTATGGCCGGGCCTTCCAGTTTTCAGAACACTTCTTCGTTGGTGCGCTTATTAGATGAATATTTTCGACTTATTGGCAAAGTTTCACATCATGCTTCAATGGACATGACTGAAAGTGGGTCCTTCACCTTGTCAAATGACTTATGGAGAATAAGTGGTGTGAATTCCAGTTATACAATGTGCCAGAATTATCCATTTGCTTTGGTTGTTCCAAAGAGCATTAGTGATGATGAAGTGCTCAAGGCTTGCAAATTCCGTGCAAGATGCCGACTGCCTGTAATTTCTTGGTGTCATCCTGTTACTGGCGCAGCTCTTGCACGTTCTTCCCAGCCTTTAGTTGGTCTCATGAGGAATATGAGGAGCAACATGGATGAAAAACTTGTGGCTGCACTTTGCAGCAACCTTGATGGCAAGGAGAAAGCTATATATCACTAA
- the LOC127131216 gene encoding phosphatidylinositol-3-phosphatase myotubularin-1, with translation MQNSNQHINISKPLATIEKFNKTTVKVQSNTRQLDKTPTQRLLQVIGKDMRIIVFGFRPRTKQRRAIYDALLKCTKPTILWDLYAFMAGPSSFQNTSSLVRLLDEYFRLIGKVSHHASMDMTESGSFTLSNDLWRISGVNSSYTMCQNYPFALVVPKSISDDEVLKACKFRARCRLPVISWCHPVTGAALARSSQPLVGLMRNMRSNMDEKLVAALCSNLDGKEKAIYH, from the coding sequence ATGCAAAATTCAAACCAACACATTAACATTTCAAAGCCGCTAGCAACCATTGAGAAGTTTAACAAGACAACAGTTAAGGTTCAGTCAAATACTCGTCAATTAGACAAGACACCAACACAGAGACTGCTGCAGGTGATTGGGAAAGATATGAGAATTATAGTCTTTGGTTTTAGGCCTCGTACGAAACAGAGACGTGCAATATATGATGCACTACTGAAGTGTACAAAGCCAACAATATTATGGGATCTTTATGCTTTTATGGCCGGGCCTTCCAGTTTTCAGAACACTTCTTCGTTGGTGCGCTTATTAGATGAATATTTTCGACTTATTGGCAAAGTTTCACATCATGCTTCAATGGACATGACTGAAAGTGGGTCCTTCACCTTGTCAAATGACTTATGGAGAATAAGTGGTGTGAATTCCAGTTATACAATGTGCCAGAATTATCCATTTGCTTTGGTTGTTCCAAAGAGCATTAGTGATGATGAAGTGCTCAAGGCTTGCAAATTCCGTGCAAGATGCCGACTGCCTGTAATTTCTTGGTGTCATCCTGTTACTGGCGCAGCTCTTGCACGTTCTTCCCAGCCTTTAGTTGGTCTCATGAGGAATATGAGGAGCAACATGGATGAAAAACTTGTGGCTGCACTTTGCAGCAACCTTGATGGCAAGGAGAAAGCTATATATCACTAA